From the genome of Papaver somniferum cultivar HN1 chromosome 2, ASM357369v1, whole genome shotgun sequence, one region includes:
- the LOC113354394 gene encoding uncharacterized protein LOC113354394 — MKSKPLFSSDGGFGQLSLSKSFPIKPLSGDSNNEGGKIKLLKKNPSISLSEFLNRKVTTNSNPSKTIQNKQKPFLGIEGKVGKKRGISEVDTVVLDESVFKQFNHSRKQTEREVEECRDIDGGSEPEGSTEPDLTTPCNPFRVSSKGGDERTTAPTPKHLVVLGDDPKPKQKQREEIFTRNKKQRPLYNHYANGSGWWDCDMEGVDNEEVGCNETWEGMGSTTLGGLDWH, encoded by the exons ATGAAGTCGAAACCGTTGTTTTCATCAGACGGAGGATTTGGGCAACTTTCACTTTCTAAGTCTTTTCCGATCAAACCCTTATCTGG CGATTCCAATAATGAAGGAGGAAAAATTAAACTATTAAAGAAGAATCCATCAATTTccctctctgaatttctaaaccGAAAAGTCACCACAAATTCCAATCCATCTAAAACAATTCAG AATAAGCAGAAACCTTTTCTAGGGATTGAGGGTAAAGTTGGAAAGAAAAGAGGGATATCTGAGGTTGATACTGTTGTTCTTGATGAATCTGTTTTCAAACAGTTTAATCATTCTAGAAAGCAAACTGAGAGAGAAGTGGAGGAATGTAGAGACATAGATGGTGGAAGTGAACCCGAAGGCTCTACTGAACCAGATTTGACGACACCATGCAACCCTTTTCGCGTTTCCTCCAAAG GTGGAGATGAAAGGACTACCGCTCCAACTCCAAAGCACTTGGTAGTTCTTGGAGATGATCCAAAACCTAAGCAAAAGCAGAGAGAGGAGATATTTACTAGAAACAAGAAGCAAAGGCCTCTCTATAATCACT ATGCAAATGGCAGTGGATGGTGGGACTGTGATATGGAGGGTGTTGACAACGAAGAAGTAGGCTGCAATGAAACATGGGAAGGCATGGGTTCAACTACTTTGGGAGGACTTGACTGGCACTGA
- the LOC113352596 gene encoding uncharacterized protein LOC113352596, whose translation MLFYEPRTYREAAAIPDWKDSMKEELTSHREAGTWDMVDLPPGKSVVGNRWVFKVKTKSDGSIERQKYRVVAQGYTQEYGIDYEETSAPVARMVTFRTLIVVVAVQQWNLHQMDVKNAFLHGELQEEVYMQPPPGLPHAPNQVCKLRKAIYGLEQAHRAWFKKFSSAILEYGFIQSFYDSAMFTRLSSKGIVILLLYVDDMVITGSDLEGINNLKTYLSSCFHLKDLGFLSYFLGIEVGKSNNGYLVSQVKYVMQFLLVYASEIIQRTGITDTKVVDTPLEVNVRHSPTDGTLLSNPILYRQLVGSLNYLTITRPDISHDVHIVSQFMSAPRSTYYAVVLRILRYLKGTLYQGLQFSSKSDLTLRAYSDSDWEGDVTDRRSITGYCVFLGDSLISWRSKKQTIVSRSSAEAEYRALAHTKFEII comes from the exons ATGTTATTTTATGAACCAAGAACTTATAGAGAAGCAGCAGCTATACCTGATTGGAAAGATTCGATGAAAGAAGAATTGACATCACACAGAGAAGCTGGTACATGGGACATGGTAGATCTCCCACCTGGAAAGTCAGTTGTAGGCAATAGATGGGTTTTCAAAGTTAAAACCAAGTCAGATGGCAGTATAGAAAGGCAAAAATACCGTGTGGTTGCTCAAGGATATACTCAGGAATATGGGATTGACTATGAGGAGACATCTGCTCCTGTTGCTCGCATGGTCACTTTTCGTAcactcattgttgttgttgcggttcAACAGTGGAACCTTCATCAGATGGACGTGaaaaatgcttttcttcatggagaaTTACAAGAAGAGGTGTATATGCAACCTCCTCCTGGTTTACCTCATGCTCCAAATCAGGTATGTAAACTTCGTAAAGCTATTTATGGACTTGAACAAGCACATCGTGCATGGTTTAAGAAGTTTAGCAGTGCAATTCTTGAATATGGTTTTATACAAAGCTTTTATGACTCTGCAATGTTTACTCGATTGTCTTCCAAAGGGATAGTAATTCTTCTTTTgtatgtggatgacatggttaTCACTGGCAGTGATCTTGAAGGAATTAATAATCTCAAAACATATCTCAGTTCTTGTTTTCATTTGAAAGATCTTGGTTTCTTAAGTTACTTTCTGGGGATTGAAGTGGGCAAATCCAACAATGGATACCTTGTATCTCAGGTTAAATATGTGATGCAGTTTTTACTAGTG tatGCATCTGAAATCATTCAACGTACAGGCATCACTGACACTAAGGTTGTGGATACTCCTCTTGAAGTCAATGTGAGACATAGTCCAACAGATGGAACTCTATTATCCAATCCAATATTGTATCGGCAACTAGTAGGAAGTCTCAACTACTTGACTATTACTAGGCCTGATATTAGTCATGATGTACATATAGTAAGTCAATTCATGTCTGCTCCTCGCTCTACATATTATGCTGTTGTTTTACGAATTCTACGCTACTTAAAAGGAACTTTATATCAAGGTCTTCAGTTTTCATCTAAGTCTGATCTCACCCTAAGAGCTTATTCAGATTCTGACTGGGAAGGAGATGTCACTGATCGACGCTCAATTACAGGATATTGTGTGTTTTTGGGAGATTCTCTTATATcttggagaagtaagaaacaaacTATAGTTTCTCGTTctagtgctgaagcagaatatcgagCTCTTGCTCATACCAAATTTGAAATTATATAG